A window of Longimicrobiales bacterium genomic DNA:
TCCGTAACCGTCCAACGCAGAGCACTGCCGTCCGGGCGCACCCTGCCACCCTCCGACAGTTCGCCGAGGTCGATACCGGCCTCACGTCCCGTGGCCACCAATCCCGACAAATCGCTCGCCTTCGCACACCATGTGACTAGTCGCATCTCCTTCAGGTCGCTCAGACCAAACCATCTGGGCCCAGCAGGATCAGGCTCGTCAGGGTCCACGCTGACCACCTCCATATAGCAGTCCGGGCCAAAACCGATCAGTCGATTGCGGGTGCCGAAGCCGAGGTGCCGCCCGCCTGGTGACATCTCCACACCGAGGCGCTGCTCGATGTACTCGACGCCATCGTTCAGGTCGGGTGAGGCAAAGACTAGATGGTCCATTCATGCTCTCCAGGTTGTAGAATTTGAATGTCCTCAATCACCTCACTGCTCGCGAGCGCCGCAGCGTAGCCTACCGCCGTCTTGAAGTAGCGGAGGCGTTTCGCGTCGATGGCTGCCTGGATGTTCAGCTCTCCGACGTCGCCCTTCATGAGGCGCAGGCCCGCCCCATGCCGCTTGGCGAGCGCCTCCTTCGCCGTCCAGAGCCTCATGAACTCGGCATCCGCCTGCTCCCGGCTGAGTCCGGTGAGACGGCTGGCTTCGGCAGCCCCGAACCAGCGCGTCGCGATCGCTTCGGCTCTGGGTACGGTCCGCACCTGCTCGACGTCGATGCCGAGGCTCCTCACCCCTCCTAGCGCCACGGCGAACAGGTCGCCCGTGTGCGCCACCGAAAAGGCGAGGGGTGTGGCATCCGGTCTCCCGATCGGGACATAAACGGGCTTACCGCCGGGCGCGACTACGACCCTCACCTCTCCCGGTGCGCAATCCGCCTGACGACCCAGGAGCACTCGTACGGCAGCATGTCGAGCCAGCAGAATTCGACCGCGCGCGGGATCCGCCATGCTGTCGGCCCGCCGCCGATCCTCTTCGGTTGGGAGATCGGTATCAGCGAGCGCCTCAAATGCTTCGTCCGTCACATCGACAAGCCACACGCACGGCCGCCGCGGATCGATCATTTACGCTCCCGAACGCACTCGAACCGCAAAGCACGGGACTTCATAAATTCGGAGGCCGTCCACCCACTGCGTACCGAATATCTCCACCGTGACGGACTCGCCTTCGACGATGTCGACCTTGAGAGCCTCTACCTCCGTGACGACTTCATCGCGAGATGGAACGACCTGTCCGCGGTACTTCCAGGAAACAGGGAAGCCCACGATCGGATGCTCCCAGACTGGATTCTCGAGACCGTCGAGCCATCCCTTCAAATGGACGAGTGCACGAGCAGACTGGACGAGCGCCTCGAGTCCGAGCGAACCGGGCTGGACCGGGTCGTCGTAGAAATGCGCCTTGAAGTACCAGTTTTCGGCACGGATTTCCTGTAACGTCCGAATTCGACCCAGGCCGGCATCTCCGGCGTCCGGCCAGAATCCAGTGACCGCGTCCAGCATGCGGATCGCACCAGACTCCATCCCAGGCAAATGCGCGAGTTCTCCGCCATCAGGGATCAGAGACATAGGGGCGAGGTCAGAAGGCTCGATGAGGCGAGCCCGCATCTCATCGGTCATGGGAAGACCCTTCTGTTCTTCCAGAATCTTCGGACTGAAGAACCCGAAGTCCGTCTTGAGGGTCAGCACAACACCCTCCGCATCGCGACAGGTGACGTTAAAGAACACGATGCTCGTCCCGCCGGCCTTTGCGAAACGAGTCAGCTCTGTTGTGAAAGTGAGCGTGCCGATGTCCGGCCCGATGTCCTTGTAGATGGTGCAGTCATCTCCGTCGAGATTCCGGAACGCGACGTCGCCTTCCGTATCCGCGAAGAAATTGAGGTAGCAAGAGAACCAGCCGCAGGGCTGGAGCAGAGCCTCCACAACGACCGCGAACGGCATCGTACCCTGCCCCTC
This region includes:
- a CDS encoding VOC family protein, which encodes MDHLVFASPDLNDGVEYIEQRLGVEMSPGGRHLGFGTRNRLIGFGPDCYMEVVSVDPDEPDPAGPRWFGLSDLKEMRLVTWCAKASDLSGLVATGREAGIDLGELSEGGRVRPDGSALRWTVTDPWADRAGGVIPFFIDWGDTVHPGTHLPSVCSLEGVRVEHPEPDIVRGWFQALGLDTSVSGGESPRVIATLNTPNGTVDLA
- a CDS encoding 4'-phosphopantetheinyl transferase superfamily protein — translated: MIDPRRPCVWLVDVTDEAFEALADTDLPTEEDRRRADSMADPARGRILLARHAAVRVLLGRQADCAPGEVRVVVAPGGKPVYVPIGRPDATPLAFSVAHTGDLFAVALGGVRSLGIDVEQVRTVPRAEAIATRWFGAAEASRLTGLSREQADAEFMRLWTAKEALAKRHGAGLRLMKGDVGELNIQAAIDAKRLRYFKTAVGYAAALASSEVIEDIQILQPGEHEWTI